One stretch of Vulpes lagopus strain Blue_001 chromosome 12, ASM1834538v1, whole genome shotgun sequence DNA includes these proteins:
- the LOC121472571 gene encoding NHP2-like protein 1, which translates to MTEADVNPKAYPLADAHLTKKLLDLVQQSCNYKQLRKGANEATKTLNRGISEFIVMAADAEPLEIILHLPLLCEDKNVPYVFVRSKQALGRACGVSRPVIACSVTIKEGSQLKQQIQSIQQSIERLLV; encoded by the coding sequence ATGACTGAGGCTGATGTAAATCCGAAGGCCTACCCCCTTGCAGATGCCCACCTCACCAAGAAACTACTGGACCTTGTTCAGCAGTCATGTAACTACAAGCAGCTTCGGAAAGGAGCCAACGAAGCCACCAAAACCCTCAACAGAGGCATCTCTGAGTTCATCGTGATGGCTGCAGACGCTGAGCCCCTGGAAATCATCCTGCACCTTCCGCTGCTGTGTGAAGATAAGAACGTGCCCTACGTGTTTGTGCGCTCCAAGCAGGCCCTCGGGCGGGCCTGTGGGGTGTCCAGGCCTGTCATTGCCTGTTCTGTCACCATCAAAGAAGGCTCGCAGCTGAAGCAGCAGATCCAGTCGATTCAGCAGTCCATTGAAAGGCTCTTAGTGTAA